The Seriola aureovittata isolate HTS-2021-v1 ecotype China chromosome 2, ASM2101889v1, whole genome shotgun sequence genome has a segment encoding these proteins:
- the LOC130176590 gene encoding tubulin monoglycylase TTLL3-like — translation MEATGFRKSVQLCRERHQVTDECCTPCPDHGGFRGPSKDQKVTAVVQKRNQDEAKSLQTTAPPEGKVRHSFVSLPVIDSVKLKTAKALAEKAVKMHRVFSVQGHYPVIREALRARGWVEQRTHRPNQHAQRGDSRASPNDAGDSDNDANDVRKYQDPDEVYDLMSRLVRNAMVYFYWTNRRDAIDTNSLRKEQITNHFTKAGSFTTKVGLCVNLSNLHWFDSADPDTFFPRCYRLGAQDEKQAFIEDYRRTVCTSLLKYIVEREQGVSEEGMSCNIWPVRDKSRRNKRQFRPMVLSQMIDSALKVCQEFLDIMEHNDIDMSLGTPQTLTNEEWEQFIDSYYFVVHGGAEVENSDHFVKCCKAMLQRLGEVRPQLDIDGIHNIWIIKPGAKSRGRGIKCVKRLDEILRLVKVNPTLIKESKWVVQKYLERPLLVHGTKFDMRQWFLVTDWNPLTVWFYKKCYLRFSTQPYSLDKLDSSVHLCNNSIQKHLRPSKQRHRGIPADNMWSDDQFRTFLSSQGREAQWQAVVVPGMKKAIIHALQTTQDLMESRKNTFELYGADFMLGRDLRPWLIEINASPTMAPSTRITARLCSAVQEDTLRVILDRRVDRTANTGDFQLIYRQAAVDVPQYVGLNLLVEGFKIQSSCPLPPLRPSNLSASKRHGPVKEKKPVEEKVKPLSKMPLSSTETQLRNTSSRVLPPPPLPPEPPVPIPTETVTLHLPMTVDKSIHLPMSDQSHSVFLCTRRPEVSNVCSDKVQPCTTEKHQGPSLPLEMTLSQSQQAATSTLSA, via the exons ATGGAGGCCACTGGTTTCAGAAAGTCTGTCCAACTGTGCCGGGAAAGACACCAGGTTACAGATGAATGCTGCACACCATGCCCAGACCatg GAGGATTTAGAGGCCCATCCAAGGATCAGAAAGTCACAGCTGTGGTCCAGAAACGCAACCAAGATGAAGCCAAAAGCCTGCAAACAA ctGCACCTCCTGAGGGCAAAGTTCGCCACAGTTTTGTCAGCTTGCCTGTTATCGACTCGGTGAAACTGAAGACAGCCAAGGCCCTTGCGGAAAAAGCTGTCAAG ATGCATAGGGTATTCTCTGTCCAGGGCCATTACCCTGTCATCAGGGAGGCACTGAGGGCCAGAGGCTGGGTTGAGCAGCGCACGCACCGCCCCAACCAACATGCACAGCGTGGTGACAGCAGAGCCAGCCCTAATGATGCTGGTGACAGCGACAACGATGCCA ACGATGTCAGAAAATATCAGGATCCAGATGAAGTATATGATCTCATG TCTCGCCTGGTGCGAAATGcaatggtttatttttattggacaaACCGTAGAGATGCCATTGACACCAACAGCTTGCGGAAAGAACAGATTACCAACCATTTCACAAAGGCCGGCAGCTTCACCACCAAG GTCGGGTTGTGTGTGAACCTAAGCAACCTGCACTGGTTTGACTCAGCTGACCCAGACACCTTCTTCCCTCGCTGTTATAGACTCGGAGCCCAGGATGAGAAGCAGGCTTTCATTG AAGACTACAGGAGAACAGTCTGCACCAGTCTTTTGAAGTACATTGTGGAGAGGGAACAGGGTGTTTCAGAAGAGGGAATGAGCTGCAACATTTGGCCTGTTCGGG ATAAGAGCAGACGCAACAAACGGCAATTTAGACCCATGGTCCTTTCCCAAATGATTGACAGCGCGCTCAAAGTATGTCAGGAGTTCCTAGACATTATGGAGCACAACGACATAGACATGAGCTTGGGAAcaccacaaacactgacaaatgagGAATGGGAGCAGTTTATTGACAGTTATTACTTTGTTGTTCA TGGTGGAGCAGAGGTAGAGAACAGTGATCATTTTGTCAAATGCTGCAAAGCCATGCTGCAGAGGCTGGGGGAGGTCAGGCCACAGCTGGACATAGATGGCATACACAACATCTGGATCATCAAACCTGGAGCAAAGTCCAGAGGTAGAG GTATCAAATGTGTCAAACGTCTGGATGAGATCCTCAGGCTGGTGAAGGTTAATCCAACCCTCATCAAGGAAAGCAAGTGGGTCGTGCAGAAGTACCTGGAACGCCCCTTGCTGGTCCATGGCACCAAGTTTGACATGCGCCAGTGGTTTCTGGTCACCGACTGGAACCCTCTAACTGTGTGGTTCTATAAAAAGTGCTATTTGCGTTTTTCTACGCAGCCTTACTCACTAGATAAACTGGACAG CTCTGTCCACCTGTGCAATAACTCCATCCAGAAGCACCTCAGGCCCTCCAAACAACGACATCGAGGCATCCCAGCAGACAACATGTGGTCAGATGACCAGTTCAGGACCTTTCTGTCCAGCCAGGGCCGGGAAGCTCAGTGGCAGGCTGTGGTAGTCCCAGGGATGAAGAAGGCTATCATACACGCATTACAGACAACACAGGACCTGATGGAGTCAcgcaaaaacacatttgagcTCTACGGCGCTGACTTCATGTTAG GACGTGACCTGCGTCCATGGCTGATCGAAATCAATGCTAGTCCCACAATGGCTCCCTCCACCCGTATCACAGCCCGACTCTGTAGTGCTGTTCAGGAGGACACGTTACGAGTCATCCTGGACCGGAGAGTTGACCGCACCGCAAACACGGGAGACTTTCAGCTCATATATAGGCAG GCAGCAGTAGATGTGCCACAGTATGTCGGACTCAACCTACTTGTTGAGGGCTTCAAGATCCAGAGCTCTTGCCCTCTTCCTCCACTGAGGCCCTCCAACCTTTCAGCATCAAAACGTCATGGTCCTGTCAAGGAGAAGAAGCCTGTAGAAGAAAAAGTAAAGCCTCTGTCTAAGATGCCGCTGAGCAGTACAGAGACTCAGCTCAGAAACACCAGCAGTAGGGTTttaccacctcctcctcttcctcctgagccACCTGTGCCCATCCCTACTGAAACCGTCACACTTCACCTGCCAATGACTGTTGACAAGTCCATCCACCTGCCCATGAGTGACCAGTCTCactctgtatttttgtgtacGAGGAGACCAGAAGTATCAAACGTTTGCTCAGACAAAGTCCAACCCTGTACCACAGAGAAGCACCAAGGTCCGTCTTTGCCTTTGGAAATGACCCTTTCACAGTCCCAGCAAGCAGCCACCAGCACCTTGAGTGCCTAA
- the hmces gene encoding abasic site processing protein HMCES isoform X1: MCGRTACTLAPNEVSRACTYRDRTGQRRQPRWRDGDADKYRPSYNKSPQSMSPVLLSQRHFDENAPVDECVLASMRWGLVPAWFKENDPSKMHYSTNNCRSENILEKKSYKYPLTKGQRCVILADGFYEWKRQEKNKQPFFIYFPQTKGSSQQKTEDHGDPTTSARNKVNSETACPAEEASLDLTEEGEAPGEWTGWRLLTMAGVFDCWTPPDGGEPLYTYSVITVNASQNLQDIHHRMPAVLDGEEEVRRWLNFGEVKSLDALKLLQSKNILTFHPVSSLVNNSRNNSPECLQPVDLGSKKEPKPTASSKKMMNWLTSSSPSKRKESNPCKSKEEQEFKAETKRKSTGALQQWLQVANKKQRTK; the protein is encoded by the exons ATGTGCGGAAGAACAGCTTGTACCCTTGCTCCTAACGAGGTGAGCCGAGCCTGCACCTACAGAGACCGAACAGGGCAGCGGAGACAGCCCCGCTGGAGGGATGGAGATGCGGACAAGTACCGGCCCTCTTACAACAAGAGCCCCCAGTCAATGAGTCCTGTCTTGCTGTCGCAGAGGCATTTCGATGAG AATGCTCctgtggatgagtgtgtgttggcCTCGATGCGTTGGGGTCTTGTACCTGCTTGGTTTAAGGAGAATGATCCAAGCAAGATGCACTACAGCACCAACAACTGCCGCAGTGAGAATATTTTGGAGAAGAAATCATACAAG TACCCCCTGACAAAAGGACAGCGCTGCGTTATCCTGGCTGATGGTTTTTATGAGTGGAAGAGgcaggagaaaaacaagcagcCTTTCTTCATCTACTTCCCGCAGACTAAAGGATCCAGTCAGCAGAAAACAGAGGATCATGGTGACCCCACGACCTCAGCTCGCAATAAGGTGAATTCAGAGACGGCGTGCCCTGCAGAGGAGGCCTCCCTTGATTTGACAGAG GAAGGTGAAGCACCAGGTGAATGGACTGGATGGAGGTTGCTGACTATGGCTGGAGTGTTTGACTGTTGGACACCTCCAGACGGTGGAGAGCCCCTTTACACTTACAGTGTAATCACTGTGAATGCTTCCCAAAACCTGCAAGACATCCATCATAG GATGCCAGCAGTCCtggatggagaggaagaagtgagAAGATGGCTTAACTTTGGGGAAGTGAAGTCTCTAGATGCCCTGAAACTGCTCCAgtctaaaaacattttgacttttcatccTGTTTCTTCACTCGTCAACAACTCACGCAACAATTCTCCAGAGTGCCTTCAGCCAGTGGATCTTGGCAGTAAAAAG GAGCCCAAGCCCACAGCCAGCAGTAAGAAGATGATGAACTGGCTGACGAGCAGCTCACCTTCAAAGAGGAAGGAGTCCAACCCATGCAAGAGTAAAGAAGAGCAAGAATTCAAGGCAGAGACTAAGCGCAAGTCTACAGGAGCTCTTCAGCAGTGGCTTCAGGTAGCCAATAAGAAACAAAGAACCAAGTGA
- the hmces gene encoding abasic site processing protein HMCES isoform X2 — MCGRTACTLAPNEVSRACTYRDRTGQRRQPRWRDGDADKYRPSYNKSPQSMSPVLLSQRHFDENAPVDECVLASMRWGLVPAWFKENDPSKMHYSTNNCRSENILEKKSYKYPLTKGQRCVILADGFYEWKRQEKNKQPFFIYFPQTKGSSQQKTEDHGDPTTSARNKEGEAPGEWTGWRLLTMAGVFDCWTPPDGGEPLYTYSVITVNASQNLQDIHHRMPAVLDGEEEVRRWLNFGEVKSLDALKLLQSKNILTFHPVSSLVNNSRNNSPECLQPVDLGSKKEPKPTASSKKMMNWLTSSSPSKRKESNPCKSKEEQEFKAETKRKSTGALQQWLQVANKKQRTK; from the exons ATGTGCGGAAGAACAGCTTGTACCCTTGCTCCTAACGAGGTGAGCCGAGCCTGCACCTACAGAGACCGAACAGGGCAGCGGAGACAGCCCCGCTGGAGGGATGGAGATGCGGACAAGTACCGGCCCTCTTACAACAAGAGCCCCCAGTCAATGAGTCCTGTCTTGCTGTCGCAGAGGCATTTCGATGAG AATGCTCctgtggatgagtgtgtgttggcCTCGATGCGTTGGGGTCTTGTACCTGCTTGGTTTAAGGAGAATGATCCAAGCAAGATGCACTACAGCACCAACAACTGCCGCAGTGAGAATATTTTGGAGAAGAAATCATACAAG TACCCCCTGACAAAAGGACAGCGCTGCGTTATCCTGGCTGATGGTTTTTATGAGTGGAAGAGgcaggagaaaaacaagcagcCTTTCTTCATCTACTTCCCGCAGACTAAAGGATCCAGTCAGCAGAAAACAGAGGATCATGGTGACCCCACGACCTCAGCTCGCAATAAG GAAGGTGAAGCACCAGGTGAATGGACTGGATGGAGGTTGCTGACTATGGCTGGAGTGTTTGACTGTTGGACACCTCCAGACGGTGGAGAGCCCCTTTACACTTACAGTGTAATCACTGTGAATGCTTCCCAAAACCTGCAAGACATCCATCATAG GATGCCAGCAGTCCtggatggagaggaagaagtgagAAGATGGCTTAACTTTGGGGAAGTGAAGTCTCTAGATGCCCTGAAACTGCTCCAgtctaaaaacattttgacttttcatccTGTTTCTTCACTCGTCAACAACTCACGCAACAATTCTCCAGAGTGCCTTCAGCCAGTGGATCTTGGCAGTAAAAAG GAGCCCAAGCCCACAGCCAGCAGTAAGAAGATGATGAACTGGCTGACGAGCAGCTCACCTTCAAAGAGGAAGGAGTCCAACCCATGCAAGAGTAAAGAAGAGCAAGAATTCAAGGCAGAGACTAAGCGCAAGTCTACAGGAGCTCTTCAGCAGTGGCTTCAGGTAGCCAATAAGAAACAAAGAACCAAGTGA
- the rab7a gene encoding ras-related protein Rab-7a has product MTSRKKVLLKVIILGDSGVGKTSLMNQYVNKKFSNQYKATIGADFLTKEVMVDDRLVTMQIWDTAGQERFQSLGVAFYRGADCCVLVFDVTAPNTFKTLDSWRDEFLIQASPRDPENFPFVVLGNKIDLENRQVTTKRAQAWCQSKNNIPYFETSAKEAINVEQAFQTIARNALKQETEVELYNEFPEPIKLDRNERAKPSAETCSC; this is encoded by the exons ATGACGTCAAGGAAGAAAGTACTACTCAAAGTTATCATCCTTGGAGACTCTGG agttGGGAAGACCTCATTGATGAACCAGTATGTGAATAAGAAGTTCAGTAACCAGTACAAAGCCACAATAGGCGCAGATTTCCTGACAAAAGAAGTCATGGTTGATGACAGACTTGTCACAATGCAG ATTTGGGACACAGCAGGTCAGGAGAGATTCCAGTCCTTAGGTGTTGCGTTCTATCGTGGAGCCGACTGCTGCGTCCTGGTGTTTGATGTGACAGCACCCAACACCTTCAAGACTCTAGACAGCTGGAGGGACGAGTTCTTGATCCAGGCCAGTCCTCGAGACCCTGAGAATTTCCCCTTTGTGGTGCTGGGCAACAAGATTGACTTGGAGAACAGACAG GTAACAACCAAGCGAGCACAGGCTTGGTGTCAGAGCAAGAACAACATCCCATATTTCGAAACCAGCGCCAAGGAGGCAATCAATGTGGAGCAGGCCTTCCAGACTATTGCACGCAACGCTCTTAAACAG GAGACTGAAGTGGAGTTGTACAACGAGTTCCCTGAGCCGATAAAACTGGACAGGAACGAGCGAGCCAAGCCGTCAGCAGagacctgcagctgctga